From Oreochromis niloticus isolate F11D_XX linkage group LG15, O_niloticus_UMD_NMBU, whole genome shotgun sequence:
GTAGATCAATTTTTAAAGAtacacaagaagaaaaaaaatctataggATTATTAGTTCAGGATCATCATACAAACAAAACGGACAATGCTTTGTTTGACTTTATATGATATTCTAAGagcaaaactagaaaaaagTGGACAAAGATTTAATTTGTCTTAATTGTatgaatttaaatgttaaaaaacacagaaacaaattaataTTTGCCCCTGAATGCAGACTTTAACCTTTActatacaaaaaaatacaactcACTTGTAGAATCATCTTGATGATTTTCTGGGTGACCTTCTGATGACTGCACCAAGTGAAGAAACTCTGGTGTTGAAGTGAGCTTCTTAGCCTCTTTTATGGCATTTGGCCTGAAGAATGTATTCCATTTCTGAAGCAACCTGGATGATGTGTTGTCATCGAACAGGAGAGTGAAGTCTTGCTCCACCTTTAGGAAAGAAAATTGTATTTGAAACAACTGCTAGCTCCAAAttccaaacatttaaaaaaaatgaattctaacTTACCGGTCCTTTTGTATCTAGGAAGCTTCTGCTTGGGTCATTAACAAGCCTCTGACGGTGCTGAAAGGTCTCTTTCATCTTCTGGAAATTCACAGAGTTGTCTGTAGTATGTTTGAGCAAAGACATGGCCTCCTTGCAACCATCCCCATCAAGCTGGTGTATAACATTCACAGTCCTTTGGAGATTTGGGCCACCTGAAGAACTGTCTGTCAACCTATTAGGTGGTGCTGGAGATCCATGACAAATTTTTCTTTGGGCAGTTTTCAGACGCCAAGAAATGTATCCTGTACCACTTGCTGCATCATAGAAGTGCTCCTGGATaagtgaaaacacaaatattatttGATATTTTGTTATGAGCTAAATCTGACAAAATATTTTATGTCCATCATTAAACAATTTTgtgttgtataaataaatattgactTTTACATAGGCTTTGTCTGCATATGGATCCTTGAGGGAGGGGAACAGCATCACAATGCCCAAAGCATACTCCTCTCTGATTGCTTTTGGGGGAAGGTGCCTGAGAGgagattttcagttttttaaatttagacaATTAGTATGCATTTATTTGGCGCAAGTATAAAGAACACAACATACACTGAATACATACCCATGACTATCAATCATGTGAGCCACAAGTATCTTAACCATTTGTAGCCTTGTGGCATCCTTCATGGTGTTTGTTGCTTGGTATTCCTGTATTACTTCGTCACCAGCAGACTTGCTTCTTAAGACAGTTTCAATTaactattaaaaatgaaaaaacaaacaaaaagagaaaaatgaacaTTGAGAATAAAAACCCTGgcaataattcaattcaattcaattcaatctttaTTGGCAGACTTCATGTCcataaaaacaagacagaaacccccccccccccaaacacaagGTATAAACcttaaacatgtatatacatatacacacatacatatatatatatacacatacacatatacatatatatacatatatatgcacatctatacatacacatacatacacacatacatacacatgcatatgtgcgagcatgcacacatacatatatatacacacatatacatataaacatataaagcattagtaaaaatataaaaccataatatacataaaacacaattacttaaagaaatcaataaatacacaaacacttccACCAGTGCTTTCTCAGACTGGATGAGTAACGGGAACCACTCACTGTCGGATCTGTAAGTGCTAAAATTATGCTGTTACTCGAACCATCCAGTCGTTCTCTAAAATTGAATATTAACTTtcttaaaagtgctttaaaagtcCAAACACCCACAGCTACAAACATCTGGCTGGCACTACCCCTTCTGGGTATCCTGCAAAGGATTCTCATCGCATCATTATATGCAACATGCAGCTTCTGCATGCTACTTTGTTTGTAGGATGACCACAAGGGGGCAGTATATAGCGGTGTGCAATATGCTTTAAACAAAGCCACTTTAACTGGAAGtgaacaaaagctgaatttgcgAGCAATAGTATTTGCCTGCACATAGAGCTTACACACCGTTGTCTGTATATGTTATCATCATCATTCATTTGCTCAGTAATAAAGTGACCGAGGTATTTCACCTTTTTATGAACTTCAAGAGTTTTTTGGGCCAGTTTAAACAAAGGGAAATTTAGCTGTTTATCCCGCTTGGTTCTACATATCAAAACAGCACTTTTAACTGCATTGTACTTTATGTCATATTGCACACCATATTCAGTACAGACATTAAGAAGATCCTGTAACCCAGCACTGCTTGGACTAAAAACAACCAGGTCATCTGCATACATAAGATGATTTATCAGTGTTTTACCTAATATACACCCAGTGTTACAGGCTCTCAGCTGTATGGACAAATCATCAACatatagattaaataaaattggaGACAAAATCCCACCTTGTCTAACACCATTGCTGACACCAAAgggggcagaaatactacttcCCCATTTAACCTGCATGTTCTGATGAGCGTACCAGTAAGAGAGAATCCTCACGATGTATTGAGGAACTCCCCGTCTCTTCAGTTTATCAAAAAGTTTTCTGTGGTTCACTCGATCAAAAGCCTTAGAGGCATCAATGAAACACATGAGGACAGATGAATTTTTAGCCCTATACAAACTGACTATTTCCTTGAGTGCATATATGCACATGTCAGTGCCGTGCTTTGGTTTGAAACCAAACTGATTATCCAGAGAAGAGATGAACACACTAACTCTGTCAAACAAGATTCTTTCTAACACCTTAGATAAAATACTGGCTAGTGCAATCGGCCTGTAATTATCCAAACAGCTCACTTTTGCAGCTTTGTCCTTTATAACTGGTACCAATAAAATACGCAGCATTGAGTCTGGTAATATGCCATGAATCATAAACCCAGTGAAACAGAGTGCTAGAAGAGGAGATAGCCTTAAACtagcatgttttaaatgtaatgcaATAAGGAACCTTTCTAGAAActtgagaggaaaaaacaaagcacaacagTCAAGCTTTGTAGCAACCTGTTTAGCAGATACTGCAGCAGTATTGTTAATTATTCGTCTCTTGCATGGGACCTCATCTAAGATTATAGTTGAGGCACATGAGCTGAAGCTTGAGTTGGAGTCAGATGACTCAGTAGCAGAAGACAGGTCAGAAAACACTAAAGAAAACGAAAACGTCAAATAATTTGTTCAATTGAATGTAAAGTGCTTGATTATACTTATTCATACTCTGTCCCTGTTGCATCCTTGTAAGTAATATTTGCATCAGGTGCCAGGCAAAATCTCTCAATGACTGGGAAAGATGGTACAAAGAAACTCAGTGTGCTTCTGGTGTCAGCACTGCTTCTTACGTACTTGTGTCTTGTTGTATATGGTGCTTAACAATTTGTTAACACAAACAACACCTTTGCTAAAAACACACATCTGAATCTACATCAATGTAAGAAGCTCCTACAACATATATATACTAAAATACTATTGTGAACATATTCTTTATCTAAGATAAAGCAGAAATAACCTACACAGCTTTTACATTAAATTGCAGAAAGCCATACTGTCCTTCATCCTCATTTAGCTTCACATACTTCAGTTGATGATTATACTTAACCTGGACCAACATTTCTCTGAAAAATGCAAGATTGAaattttaagaggacaagataAAACCTACCCTGAATCATTCATGTACTAAATGAAACagtgcatgtttgtttgtttctttttttgcaatTCTTTTGATGTCAAACTACATGTCAAATTCCACAAAAAATCAAACAATAGAGGGGCATTAATGCCAGCCTGAGCAGTTTACTTTGGGTTTTGTGTTCATCACTAACActagctaagatactgcgcaggaccctcaagctcccagaggacccaagcttgaaggatagagACCACCAGCAGGAGCGGGAGggggattgttttttttattttgttttttgctgttttttttttaataaatataaattcagTATTTCCAGGTGTTATCGTAAATTTCGAATTAGCTTCTCAAAATGCAAACATACTAGATTTTTTTAAGATAATAACAAGAAATTTTAAGTTACAAACTGTAGTTATTTATTCATTGTGGCGGAAACAAGCTTCCGTATATTCCGCCACTGGAAAAAAggaatgtataaaataaaattaattttaaaaaatccagtCAGAATTGGGTTATATCTCAAAATTAGTATCTTGAAATTTCAAtttatataattaaaaaaaaacttgcttcCGTACTCATGACCATACTGAAATGTGCGTTTAATCATTTTGAAGTATGGAATTAACAAAAACACGTTTACTGTTTTCTACAGTCCTGGCTGTTTACAGTATAATTGTGCTGCGTGACGTCATCAGTGAGCGCGCTGGTTTTCGGAGAGGAGGTGGCGGATGCCGCTTCGAAATAACAGTAAACTGTCTTCTACCTACGACCTGGTTCTTCTTTCATTACTGGTATGAAACCACGTTTATTATTAACTTAACGTATGTCGTTAGGAATGTCATATCAGCTAAATTTTGACTAAGTAACAGAAGAAACGGGAACGTGGTTGACAGCCAAACAAGTCTGGCGCATCCTCAAGCCAGCTGCAGCTAGCTAATGCTAACTAGCTGCACTGACAGGCAAACTGCAACCTTTTGAATGATTGTGGAGATTAAAGTATGCATTCCCGTTTTCAGGCCAAAGTATAGCTAATTAATTTAACTATTTACACGAACTGTGTGTTATGTCGCCTACGATCCAGCTGAAGATAAACGTTAAGGTCCTGAAAGAGCTCCTGCGCACTGCCTATCATGTAAACATTGTATAAATGAACAATATATCCGTCGATAAATGCTTCAACGAGAGTGTGTTCTTATTGTGTTGCATTCAAAATAAAAAGTCTAGCTATATATTGTGCGTGAGTATTGAAAAGTTTCTTAGTCTTATCTTGGCCCTCTTGTCTTGGCTTGTCCCTCAGTTGAAAAACAGCTGTTGGGATGCCAAAGAAGTTCCAGGGTGAGAACTCCAAGGCCGCCACGGCCAGAGCCCGAAAAGCTGAGGCCAAGGCGGTGGCAGACGCCCGCAGGAAGCAGCAAGAAGAAGATGCTCTCTGGCAGGAAACTGATAAACATGTACTCAAAAAAGAGCAAAGGAAGGTAAGCTCTCTCTTTAGCCAGGTGTGATGTACAAATTCATCATTATAAGTAAGTTGAACCATAGTAAAAGATGGCTAAATAACTATAAAATACTATCTttagtagggatgggtatcgtttaggttttatccgataccagtaccaaaccggtacttttgaaacggtgccggtgcttaaacggtgctcgaaccggtgctcaaaccggtgcttaaagaatggagaacacaaaattggtccaaaaacctctcatgttcagctgtttttttgtaaaaagataacaatgttagccttttctgcagctataggggatttatggcatcactcttggctggaagcagtgcttaatcaatggaaaaaacacaaactttgtccaaaaacctgtcatgtttagctgttttccactttttctttggtcattttagcctttttggccagggtgaagggagtatctgccatcaaacaagaagacagccgcatctaactacgacggtgtttgctagttcaccttacgtgcattaatttaataacgtggttagcctactcaacgtaaattacacacgaacaacattaagctactgacccagaggagaacggctgctgctgccatcatcatccgtcatcatttctgctacactggcagggctaggggccaggactctactcttcgggtttttgggggatgttgctaactccgggtccgataacaggcaacccacccgcagtagatgtgtacggtgtgaggtctcgcagcaagctaccaaatacggcgcatttctcggcttttaacaaaatgctatacgtcaccaggtgtttcatcagattcgaggagttacctcctttgcacagtatcacagtatcagcttaaagcacttgttgcaggctgctgagtttgcatcttttgctgtaaagtacagccagactttgaccaCTTCGCCTTGggcgtttttaatctgtagcgctgctctaaaagaacgtacgtacctgggcccgcctactgcgcttgcaaaggtaaaatgattggctagaatccaaaatGTATggcatctcaggaaaaaaaagcaccaaaataaagcactgaaatgtgcgctgcttttcggtctggttactaccgtttatgtcagaaccggtaccCATCTCTAATCTTTAGTGCTGACAAGGATTAGAGAGGCAAGCCTGAGATTATATCTTGGACACAGgcaggagggaaaaaaggaagacCACCCAGCAGGTTCATTTATGTcatgagatggaggcagatgatctgttgTTGTGaaccctaaagggagcagctgaaagaagaagaaatgcttAGCACTTACAACCTAACCGATCCCGACCAGTATTTGTTTAACTGTACCATAGCACCTTGACTAGATGCTTTTGGCAGCCATCCATTAGCTTCTGGCATAATTGTGGCTGGATATTTTATTACTCTTCTTGGAAAAATGGTAGAATAGGACTCTtggtagagttcatttaaatcGGATGGGTTCCTGGCAACCACCCTACTTCTAAGCATACTTTACAAATTTTCAGTAAATTTTTAGTTGACAAATTTACTGAAAATTTGTTTAATGATAGCCTGCTTTACCAATTCCAAAACCAGCATTAATGCGTGTTTAGGATCATTGTGCTTTTGGAAGACTCAACTGTGTCCAAGTTTGAACAATCTAGTTGATGATTTGACATGAAGTTAAAGAATTTGGAGGTAGTCCTCCTTTTTAGTCGTTGTGCAGTGTACTAGTACCACCAGCAACAAAATAGCCCCAGAGCAtcatgctaccaccaccattcTTGATAGTTGTTATAATGTTCTTAGGTTTGAAAACGTCACCTTTACTCGTCCAAACACACTTCTTGTCACTGTGGCCAAATAATTCCATCTTTGTCACAGCTGACTTTTCTCCAGAGGGCTTTGGCTTGTCCTTGTGGGCAACTTCAGTCAAACTTGAGGGTGATGATTTTGTAACCTGGGCTTCTTTCTTTGTTGATACCTTCTCAGTCCATGGTGATATAAAACTTGCTTCATTGTGGATAATGACACTGTGGCGCTCCAGCAGTTTACAGGCTTAGTTCCTGGGTTGTTTCTGAACATCCTAAACCAATTTACTGTCATCTCAGGACGACACGTTCGGTGTTCATCCAGACTTTGCTAAAGAAGTGACATATCCGAATAACTTGTACTTACACCTCCTGGAATCTGTAGTTGTTAATGTCTCCAAGGGAACTTTCCAACTTGTGTTAATGTACCATTCTCCTTCTTAGATCTTCACAGAGTTCTTGGCTTTTCCATTTGTTCTGATTATTGGTCAATccaattagtgctgtcaaacaaatcctttttatgcTGGTAAAGAGAAACTAGCAGTTGTAGTCAAAGATTATCAAGTTAATAGGCCTTGATTGGGTGTATATAAAACAGTTAGTGCATCTGCATGTGTTCAGTAAACTTGGCAATGGTAATTTAtttactgtgtaaaaaaaaaaaaaaaaaaaaaaaaaaaaagctgtgtgttatgtttgCTTTAGTAGAGATTATCAGGCATTCCTCTGCACTGCTTAACATTATGTCATACACAGACATGTACTGACTAGACTGGAGAGACATGTGTCCGGGGATTTATTTAgtcatttctttttcaaactCATTGTGTTCTGTACAGACAGTACATGtatggttttatttttcatgactGAAGAAGTGATGTAATCTCATGCGCTTAATACATGTAGTAACCAAAATAACCAAATCTTTAAGCACAGAAGAGCTGTGAGTCTTATCTCTCAGATCCTTTTTCTGATGTTGCAGGATGACAAGGAGAAAAAGAGGCTGGAACTCCTtgagaggaaaaaggaaaatcagCGACTTCTCGATGAGGAGAATGCTAGACTGAAAGGCAGGTCCCAGCAGGGCGCTGGATCTGGTGGAAAAATGACTCGTGCACAGATCGAGGAGACGCTTCGCAATGAGCAGCAGCAACAAGAGCAGGACCAGCTCAAGCCGAAAGGTTGAGCACATTTTGAAGACAAGCATGTGCTTGTAGAGTTATAAAATCATCATAAAATTCAAAGATGATCTAGATTTATAATTGTGCCATGTTTAAATTTCTTCCCACAGAGAAAAGCCACCTGGAAACTCCATTGGAGGAGAATGTGAACAGAGTTATCCCTGAAGAAGGAACTGTGGAAGCCAGAACAATAGAAGATGCCATCGCTGTTCTCAGGTATTAATTATGTGCAGAGGTGGGAAAAGTACAGAtattctgtacttaagtagaagtacagatactagtattaaaaaatactccagtaaaggTTGAAGTACcaattcaacttctttactcaagtaaaaataaaaaagtacaggctctaaaatgtactcaaagtaaaaaagtaaaagtagctCCTTAAAGAATGTTTCTACCATCTATTTTTAtacaaagctaactgaaccttgttctgcattaatgtaatagtAACATAATAGTAGTAGATAGGAAGGCAAACTTAATTTTAGTCTAAATTTTAGTCCTTATAAAGGTACTCAGCTTAAATCAAATAAGTAGAACATtagtagagaaaaaaaagaacaattatAGAGGTGACTTTGCATCAAATAGGAAAAACAGGGAGAGGTTAAAGTGGATTCAGCAGGTTGGGGAACCCTGAAATTGGTTGTAGAAAAATCATTTCAGTTTAGAGTTCCAGTAGATTATCTTAATGTTTCatgagttgtcctggctgaCTCCATCCTATACACTGACAGTATTCTGTTTATGCTGTCATTATATAAGACACTATacacaggggtgcacataagtggtccgcaggtgcgcattcgctgtcaaaataaaagacgcgcaccagataagtcTAACCTACAGAGTATGTTCATGAtacct
This genomic window contains:
- the LOC100703724 gene encoding uncharacterized protein LOC100703724 isoform X2, producing the protein MKDATRLQMVKILVAHMIDSHGHLPPKAIREEYALGIVMLFPSLKDPYADKAYEHFYDAASGTGYISWRLKTAQRKICHGSPAPPNRLTDSSSGGPNLQRTVNVIHQLDGDGCKEAMSLLKHTTDNSVNFQKMKETFQHRQRLVNDPSRSFLDTKGPVEQDFTLLFDDNTSSRLLQKWNTFFRPNAIKEAKKLTSTPEFLHLVQSSEGHPENHQDDSTTFEKEMTSLLLLHFLPPPPGFQRSPKISASDASQRLVVFHKSCCSLEEHLCNQQGRQPNLLAVRHQKSKTDTFYITMDKHLIPCQGSHSLGAFDELFKAHFWV
- the LOC100703724 gene encoding uncharacterized protein LOC100703724 isoform X1; protein product: MKDATRLQMVKILVAHMIDSHGHLPPKAIREEYALGIVMLFPSLKDPYADKAYEHFYDAASGTGYISWRLKTAQRKICHGSPAPPNRLTDSSSGGPNLQRTVNVIHQLDGDGCKEAMSLLKHTTDNSVNFQKMKETFQHRQRLVNDPSRSFLDTKGPVEQDFTLLFDDNTSSRLLQKWNTFFRPNAIKEAKKLTSTPEFLHLVQSSEGHPENHQDDSTTFEKEMTSLLLLHFLPPPPGFQRSPKISASDASQRLVVFHKFPYVNPSHAAVWKSISAINKVGNQTSSLSGIRRARLTPSTSPWISISFHARGATHLGHLMNFSKHIFGFNLSQDNIKLNLLFAVQWKKTCLSFAKQVIYFWLKMTFFYGKQVVYRVF
- the ccdc124 gene encoding coiled-coil domain-containing protein 124: MPKKFQGENSKAATARARKAEAKAVADARRKQQEEDALWQETDKHVLKKEQRKDDKEKKRLELLERKKENQRLLDEENARLKGRSQQGAGSGGKMTRAQIEETLRNEQQQQEQDQLKPKEKSHLETPLEENVNRVIPEEGTVEARTIEDAIAVLSVGPEDLDRHPERRMKAAFSAYEQANMPRLKQENPNMRLSQLKQQLKKEWAKAPENPLNQRFSTYNTK